The Carassius carassius chromosome 16, fCarCar2.1, whole genome shotgun sequence genome window below encodes:
- the LOC132160030 gene encoding 85/88 kDa calcium-independent phospholipase A2-like isoform X2, translating to MQFLGRILNTVSSVSTLFSNPYRVRDVQMSDYNGKVLLKQEGRLVLYKNQQSHSWDCLLLCPESPSVALRMFQVASEEDAMNWFPQYALKLRPFYEMLRPPLKPEMFQPIVDCVRNHPDWSSAHVAVDTGLRDCLKHNYVLSQMNARDAQGQTPLHLACERGDVGCVRELLDECQARTDIKDKNGETPMHCAAKQDSAVIIEVLCARMCAGVNELNAAGETPMHIACRLGKVEVVKGLLGGGACCDIMGSNGYPIHTAMKFSEKSCAEAILNTNPNQLLAEDPIYGGTPLHWAKTTEMSRVLLDRGCSVNYLSKTGESPLHILTKRGRFEATMTLLTHGADPNIKGQDGNTALHLAMKLDHMDLIKALMVFGADVEVHNDLGETPGLIAARTSKGPNRKVLLNMLCSVGAERCHPSSLNSPVLSVNKAPPPGIGFDDIMNVAVAVMAMRRGFAEVDGLNTGSKKMDRLLCLDGGGIKGLILIQMLITLEKEAGRPIRELFDWVSGTSTGGILALAIVHGKSIEYLRCLYFRMKEQVFKGSRPYESGPLEEFLKNEFGENTKMTDVAHPRVMVTSVLADRHPGELHLFRNYDPPALQRDTPYTSTATFQPLSVPQEQLVWRAARSSGAAPTYFRPMGRFLDGGLLANNPTLDAMTEIHQYNKALKAQGRESEVCRLGVVVSLGTGRPPQVTVNSVDVFRPSNPLELAKTFAGVRELGKMLVDCCTDSDGCAVDRARAWCEMADINYHRLSPQLSQEVMLDEISDAVLVNMLWETQMYLYEHRDVIQTLSQQLLQL from the exons ATGCAGTTCCTGGGCCGTATCCTCAACACGGTGAGCTCCGTGTCGACTCTGTTCTCCAACCCGTACCGTGTGAGGGATGTGCAGATGTCGGATTATAATGGCAAAGTGCTACTGAAACAGGAGGGCAGGCTGGTCCTGTACAAGAACCAACAGAGCCATTCATGGGACTGCCTGCTTCTCTGCCCCGAGTCTCCATCTGTGGCTCTAAG GATGTTCCAGGTAGCTTCAGAGGAAGACGCCATGAATTGGTTTCCTCAGTACGCCCTCAAACTCCGCCCATTTTACGAGATGCTCCGCCCACCGCTGAAACCTGAAATGTTCCAGCCAATCGTGGACTGCGTGCGGAATCACCCCGACTGGAGCTCAGCTCACGTCGCCGTGGATACTGGGCTGAGAGACTGTCTCAAACACAATTACGTTTTGAG TCAGATGAACGCCCGTGACGCCCAGGGTCAGACCCCGCTGCACCTGGCGTGCGAGAGAGGAGATGTGGGCTGCGTGCGCGAGCTCCTGGATGAGTGTCAGGCTCGCACGGACATCAAGGACAAGAACGGAGAGACGCCCATGCACTGTGCTGCTAAACAAGACTCCGCTGTTATtatagag GTTTTGTGTGCACGGATGTGCGCGGGTGTGAATGAGTTGAACGCCGCCGGGGAAACACCAATGCACATCGCATGCCGTCTCGGGAAGGTCGAGGTGGTCAAGGGCCTGCTGGGGGGCGGAGCCTGCTGTGACATCATGGGAAGCAATGGCTATCCAATCCACACCGCCATGAAGTTTAGTGAGAAAAG TTGTGCTGAAGCAATTTTAAACACCAACCCAAATCAACTTCTGGCGGAGGATCCGATTTACGGCGGAACACCTCTTCACTGGGCCAAGACCACCGAG ATGAGCCGTGTGCTGCTGGACCGAGGATGTAGCGTCAACTACCTGAGTAAGACTGGAGAGAGTCCGTTACACATCCTGACCAAGAGGGGGCGCTTTGAGGCCACAATGACACTGCTGACCCATGGAGCCGACCCCAACATCAAGGGTCAGGATGGAAACACAGCACTGCACCTCGCTATGAAG TTGGACCACATGGACCTGATCAAAGCTCTCATGGTGTTTGGAGCAGATGTGGAGGTTCACAATGATCTGGGAGAGACACCGGGACTCATCGCTGCTCGTACCAgcaagg GGCCCAACCGTAAGGTGCTCTTGAACATGCTGTGTAGTGTAGGGGCCGAGCGGTGCCACCCCTCCTCCCTCAACAGCCCAGTCCTCAGTGTCAACAAAGCTCCGCCTCCTGGCATAG GGTTTGATGACATCATGAATGTGGCAGTAGCTGTCATGGCCATGAGACGTGGATTTGCAGAGGTTGATGGGCTCAACACAGGAAGCAAGAA AATGGACCGATTGCTTTGTCTAGATGGTGGAGGAATAAAAGGACTGATTCTGATCCAGATGTTGATCACTTTGGAGAAGGAGGCAGGACGGCCCATCAGGGAACTCTTTGACTGGGTGTCTGGGACTAGCACTGGCGGCATACTGGCCCTAGCAATTGTACATG GTAAATCGATAGAGTATCTGCGCTGTCTGTACTTCAGGATGAAGGAACAGGTATTTAAAGGTTCTCGACCATATGAGTCTGGCCCTCTGGAGGAATTTCTCAAGAATGAGTTCGGAGAAAATACCAAGATGACGGACGTCGCACACCCCAG AGTGATGGTGACTAGCGTTCTTGCAGACAGACACCCTGGAGAACTGCATCTGTTTCGTAATTACGACCCACCAGCCCTGCAAAGAGACACTCCGTACACATCTACAGCCACATTTCAACCCCTTTCGGTCCCGCAGG AGCAATTAGTTTGGCGTGCTGCCCGCTCCAGTGGAGCTGCTCCTACGTACTTTCGACCAATGGGCCGTTTCCTGGATGGAGGGCTGCTGGCCAATAACCCAACGCTAGATGCCATGACAGAAATACACCAGTACAACAAAGCCCTGAAGGCACAG GGCCGTGAATCAGAGGTTTGCAGGTTAGGTGTGGTCGTCTCATTGGGCACCGGTAGACCTCCTCAGGTGACGGTGAACTCGGTGGACGTTTTCAGGCCTTCGAATCCTCTGGAGCTGGCCAAGACCTTTGCTGGTGTCAGAGAATTGGGCAAGATGCTTGTGGACTGT TGTACAGACTCGGATGGGTGTGCAGTGGACCGAGCACGAGCCTGGTGTGAGATGGCCGATATAAACTACCACAG GTTGAGTCCTCAGCTGTCTCAGGAGGTGATGCTGGATGAGATCAGTGACGCTGTGTTAGTTAACATGCTGTGGGAGACTCAGATGTACCTGTACGAGCACAGAGATGTCATACAGACCCTCAGCCAGCAGCTGCTGCAGCTCTGA
- the LOC132160030 gene encoding 85/88 kDa calcium-independent phospholipase A2-like isoform X1 encodes MQFLGRILNTVSSVSTLFSNPYRVRDVQMSDYNGKVLLKQEGRLVLYKNQQSHSWDCLLLCPESPSVALRMFQVASEEDAMNWFPQYALKLRPFYEMLRPPLKPEMFQPIVDCVRNHPDWSSAHVAVDTGLRDCLKHNYVLSQMNARDAQGQTPLHLACERGDVGCVRELLDECQARTDIKDKNGETPMHCAAKQDSAVIIEVLCARMCAGVNELNAAGETPMHIACRLGKVEVVKGLLGGGACCDIMGSNGYPIHTAMKFSEKSCAEAILNTNPNQLLAEDPIYGGTPLHWAKTTEMSRVLLDRGCSVNYLSKTGESPLHILTKRGRFEATMTLLTHGADPNIKGQDGNTALHLAMKLDHMDLIKALMVFGADVEVHNDLGETPGLIAARTSKGPNRKVLLNMLCSVGAERCHPSSLNSPVLSVNKAPPPGIGFDDIMNVAVAVMAMRRGFAEVDGLNTGSKKMDRLLCLDGGGIKGLILIQMLITLEKEAGRPIRELFDWVSGTSTGGILALAIVHGKSIEYLRCLYFRMKEQVFKGSRPYESGPLEEFLKNEFGENTKMTDVAHPRVMVTSVLADRHPGELHLFRNYDPPALQRDTPYTSTATFQPLSVPQGWEDEDLLVVGYTLPPRKRRKVTDEEQLVWRAARSSGAAPTYFRPMGRFLDGGLLANNPTLDAMTEIHQYNKALKAQGRESEVCRLGVVVSLGTGRPPQVTVNSVDVFRPSNPLELAKTFAGVRELGKMLVDCCTDSDGCAVDRARAWCEMADINYHRLSPQLSQEVMLDEISDAVLVNMLWETQMYLYEHRDVIQTLSQQLLQL; translated from the exons ATGCAGTTCCTGGGCCGTATCCTCAACACGGTGAGCTCCGTGTCGACTCTGTTCTCCAACCCGTACCGTGTGAGGGATGTGCAGATGTCGGATTATAATGGCAAAGTGCTACTGAAACAGGAGGGCAGGCTGGTCCTGTACAAGAACCAACAGAGCCATTCATGGGACTGCCTGCTTCTCTGCCCCGAGTCTCCATCTGTGGCTCTAAG GATGTTCCAGGTAGCTTCAGAGGAAGACGCCATGAATTGGTTTCCTCAGTACGCCCTCAAACTCCGCCCATTTTACGAGATGCTCCGCCCACCGCTGAAACCTGAAATGTTCCAGCCAATCGTGGACTGCGTGCGGAATCACCCCGACTGGAGCTCAGCTCACGTCGCCGTGGATACTGGGCTGAGAGACTGTCTCAAACACAATTACGTTTTGAG TCAGATGAACGCCCGTGACGCCCAGGGTCAGACCCCGCTGCACCTGGCGTGCGAGAGAGGAGATGTGGGCTGCGTGCGCGAGCTCCTGGATGAGTGTCAGGCTCGCACGGACATCAAGGACAAGAACGGAGAGACGCCCATGCACTGTGCTGCTAAACAAGACTCCGCTGTTATtatagag GTTTTGTGTGCACGGATGTGCGCGGGTGTGAATGAGTTGAACGCCGCCGGGGAAACACCAATGCACATCGCATGCCGTCTCGGGAAGGTCGAGGTGGTCAAGGGCCTGCTGGGGGGCGGAGCCTGCTGTGACATCATGGGAAGCAATGGCTATCCAATCCACACCGCCATGAAGTTTAGTGAGAAAAG TTGTGCTGAAGCAATTTTAAACACCAACCCAAATCAACTTCTGGCGGAGGATCCGATTTACGGCGGAACACCTCTTCACTGGGCCAAGACCACCGAG ATGAGCCGTGTGCTGCTGGACCGAGGATGTAGCGTCAACTACCTGAGTAAGACTGGAGAGAGTCCGTTACACATCCTGACCAAGAGGGGGCGCTTTGAGGCCACAATGACACTGCTGACCCATGGAGCCGACCCCAACATCAAGGGTCAGGATGGAAACACAGCACTGCACCTCGCTATGAAG TTGGACCACATGGACCTGATCAAAGCTCTCATGGTGTTTGGAGCAGATGTGGAGGTTCACAATGATCTGGGAGAGACACCGGGACTCATCGCTGCTCGTACCAgcaagg GGCCCAACCGTAAGGTGCTCTTGAACATGCTGTGTAGTGTAGGGGCCGAGCGGTGCCACCCCTCCTCCCTCAACAGCCCAGTCCTCAGTGTCAACAAAGCTCCGCCTCCTGGCATAG GGTTTGATGACATCATGAATGTGGCAGTAGCTGTCATGGCCATGAGACGTGGATTTGCAGAGGTTGATGGGCTCAACACAGGAAGCAAGAA AATGGACCGATTGCTTTGTCTAGATGGTGGAGGAATAAAAGGACTGATTCTGATCCAGATGTTGATCACTTTGGAGAAGGAGGCAGGACGGCCCATCAGGGAACTCTTTGACTGGGTGTCTGGGACTAGCACTGGCGGCATACTGGCCCTAGCAATTGTACATG GTAAATCGATAGAGTATCTGCGCTGTCTGTACTTCAGGATGAAGGAACAGGTATTTAAAGGTTCTCGACCATATGAGTCTGGCCCTCTGGAGGAATTTCTCAAGAATGAGTTCGGAGAAAATACCAAGATGACGGACGTCGCACACCCCAG AGTGATGGTGACTAGCGTTCTTGCAGACAGACACCCTGGAGAACTGCATCTGTTTCGTAATTACGACCCACCAGCCCTGCAAAGAGACACTCCGTACACATCTACAGCCACATTTCAACCCCTTTCGGTCCCGCAGG GATGGGAGGATGAAGATCTTTTGGTAGTAGGATATACTCTACCTCCCAGAAAGCGTAGGAAGGTGACggatgaag AGCAATTAGTTTGGCGTGCTGCCCGCTCCAGTGGAGCTGCTCCTACGTACTTTCGACCAATGGGCCGTTTCCTGGATGGAGGGCTGCTGGCCAATAACCCAACGCTAGATGCCATGACAGAAATACACCAGTACAACAAAGCCCTGAAGGCACAG GGCCGTGAATCAGAGGTTTGCAGGTTAGGTGTGGTCGTCTCATTGGGCACCGGTAGACCTCCTCAGGTGACGGTGAACTCGGTGGACGTTTTCAGGCCTTCGAATCCTCTGGAGCTGGCCAAGACCTTTGCTGGTGTCAGAGAATTGGGCAAGATGCTTGTGGACTGT TGTACAGACTCGGATGGGTGTGCAGTGGACCGAGCACGAGCCTGGTGTGAGATGGCCGATATAAACTACCACAG GTTGAGTCCTCAGCTGTCTCAGGAGGTGATGCTGGATGAGATCAGTGACGCTGTGTTAGTTAACATGCTGTGGGAGACTCAGATGTACCTGTACGAGCACAGAGATGTCATACAGACCCTCAGCCAGCAGCTGCTGCAGCTCTGA
- the LOC132160041 gene encoding parvalbumin-7-like, protein MAMKNLLKEDDIKRAIDQFNAVDSFDHKKFFDVVGLKALSAENVKLVFKALDVDASGFIEEEELKFVLKGFSADGRDLTDKETKAFLAAADKDGDGKIGIDEFEALVHE, encoded by the exons ATGGCAATGAAAAACCTTTTGAAAGAAGACGACATCAAGAGAGCCATTGATCAGTTCAATG CTGTGGACAGCTTCGACCACAAGAAGTTCTTTGACGTGGTGGGACTGAAGGCTCTGTCTGCTGAAAATGTGAAGTTGGTCTTCAAAGCTCTGGATGTGGATGCCAGCGGCTTCATCGAGGAGGAGGAGCTAAA GTTTGTGCTGAAGGGCTTTTCTGCAGATGGCAGAGATCTCACCGATAAGGAGACCAAAGCATTCCTTGCTGCTGCCGACAAGGATGGAGATGGGAAAATTGGCATAGATG AATTTGAGGCTTTGGTGCACGAGTAA